A genomic segment from Chitinophaga flava encodes:
- a CDS encoding LacI family DNA-binding transcriptional regulator, whose protein sequence is MSKRTEKTIVDIAEELKLSVSTVSRALNDNPNISARTKDRVKKMARKLGYRPNALAAGLRNNKSKTIGLIVPRISMFFPATISTIIQNKLQEHGYNLIICQSNDSYDQEVTLVNTLYSARVDGLVVSTTLYTTDFSHFDIFKDNNIPLVFFDRVPKDYNVKVIKGDDYLGGFTATSHLIERGCRDIVHISGPLSCNLYLERVTGYKNALQQHKLPFKKTRVFYQELTRDNAWQTCEKIFAQKPYPDGIFASNDTTAITIMEYCRKQNIRVPEDLKIVGYSNDPRTEIVTPPVTSIDQYPAMMGERVVAALMELITSKQTGTPRYSQEIIPIQLIARESSAGSIKAVTKKK, encoded by the coding sequence ATGAGCAAACGCACAGAAAAAACAATCGTTGATATTGCAGAAGAACTGAAATTATCGGTATCTACTGTATCACGCGCACTGAACGACAATCCTAACATCAGCGCACGTACGAAAGACAGGGTTAAAAAAATGGCCCGTAAGCTGGGATACCGTCCCAATGCGCTGGCTGCCGGCTTGCGCAACAATAAAAGCAAGACCATCGGATTGATCGTCCCGCGTATCTCCATGTTTTTTCCAGCCACTATCAGTACCATTATCCAGAATAAATTACAGGAACATGGTTACAACCTGATCATCTGCCAGTCCAACGATTCCTATGATCAGGAAGTAACCCTGGTCAATACGCTGTATTCTGCCCGTGTAGATGGCCTGGTGGTAAGCACTACCCTGTATACCACCGACTTCTCCCACTTCGATATCTTCAAAGACAATAACATACCACTGGTATTTTTTGACCGGGTACCCAAAGATTATAATGTAAAGGTGATCAAGGGAGATGACTACCTGGGCGGATTTACAGCCACCAGTCACCTGATTGAAAGAGGATGCCGGGATATCGTGCATATCTCCGGACCGCTGAGCTGTAACCTGTACCTCGAAAGAGTAACGGGGTATAAAAATGCATTGCAGCAACATAAACTGCCTTTCAAAAAAACAAGGGTTTTCTATCAGGAGCTTACCCGTGATAATGCCTGGCAGACCTGTGAGAAAATTTTCGCGCAGAAGCCTTATCCTGATGGGATTTTCGCATCCAACGATACCACGGCCATCACGATTATGGAATATTGCCGGAAACAAAATATCAGGGTGCCGGAAGATCTGAAGATCGTAGGCTATTCCAATGACCCGCGGACTGAAATCGTAACACCACCTGTTACCAGCATTGATCAATATCCCGCCATGATGGGAGAAAGAGTAGTGGCCGCCCTGATGGAACTTATTACCAGCAAACAAACAGGAACTCCCCGTTATTCACAGGAGATTATACCTATTCAACTGATAGCAAGGGAATCCAGTGCCGGCAGCATCAAAGCCGTCACGAAAAAAAAATGA